The Paracoccus liaowanqingii genome window below encodes:
- the modB gene encoding molybdate ABC transporter permease subunit, translating into MDWTALALSLRLAGWTVAILLPVSILAGRALAYRRFRGKRLVEALIMLPLVLPPTVFGFYLLTAFGGASPLGQLWTQVFGGQLVFSFPGLVLASVIFNLPFAIQPAQRGFEAVAVDLREAAACCGMSPLRRLWRIELPLAWPGVLTALVLTFAHTLGEFGIVLMVGGSIPGETKTVAIAIYDSVQGFDDRGAAIMSAVLVGISLAAIMATTWLSARIGRRLG; encoded by the coding sequence GTGGACTGGACCGCCCTCGCCCTGTCGCTGCGCCTGGCGGGATGGACCGTGGCGATCCTGCTGCCGGTCTCGATCCTGGCCGGACGGGCGCTGGCCTATCGCCGCTTTCGCGGCAAGCGGCTGGTCGAGGCGCTGATCATGCTGCCCCTGGTGCTGCCGCCCACGGTCTTCGGCTTCTACCTGCTGACGGCCTTCGGGGGGGCCTCGCCCCTCGGGCAGCTGTGGACGCAGGTCTTCGGCGGGCAGCTGGTCTTCAGCTTTCCGGGGCTGGTGCTGGCCTCGGTCATCTTCAACCTGCCCTTTGCCATCCAGCCCGCGCAGCGCGGGTTCGAGGCCGTCGCCGTCGATCTGCGCGAGGCCGCCGCCTGCTGCGGCATGTCCCCCCTGCGGCGGCTGTGGCGGATCGAGCTGCCCTTGGCCTGGCCGGGCGTGCTGACCGCGTTGGTGCTGACCTTCGCCCATACGCTTGGCGAGTTCGGCATCGTGCTGATGGTCGGCGGGTCCATCCCCGGCGAGACGAAGACCGTCGCCATCGCCATCTATGACAGCGTGCAGGGCTTCGACGACCGCGGCGCCGCGATCATGTCGGCGGTGCTGGTGGGGATCTCGCTGGCGGCGATCATGGCGACGACGTGGCTCTCGGCCCGCATCGGGCGGAGGCTGGGCTGA
- a CDS encoding TOBE domain-containing protein, with product MAIARALARRPKALLLDEPFSAVDRATREGLHAQIQSLRAYLAMPVVLVTHDMTEAQALADRMVVIAAGRMVAEGPTAAVLSDPAALRAVGLREAAAMLRATVLRHHPDGMSELTTATGTIWLPRVDAAPGTRLQVRIMAHDVILSRARPEGLSAQNILPVRVIDQRQGDGPAVMVRLAVGTDQLLARITRRAADQLALQPGEQTHAILKSMSVARDHIARDAG from the coding sequence GTGGCCATCGCCCGCGCCCTGGCCCGGCGTCCGAAGGCCCTGCTGCTGGACGAGCCCTTCTCGGCCGTCGACCGCGCCACGCGCGAGGGGCTGCATGCGCAGATCCAGTCGCTGCGCGCGTATCTGGCGATGCCCGTCGTGCTGGTCACTCATGACATGACCGAGGCGCAGGCACTGGCCGACCGGATGGTGGTGATCGCCGCCGGGCGGATGGTGGCCGAAGGTCCGACCGCCGCCGTCCTGTCCGACCCGGCCGCCCTGCGCGCGGTGGGCCTGCGCGAGGCGGCGGCGATGCTGCGCGCCACCGTGCTGCGTCACCACCCGGACGGCATGTCGGAACTGACCACCGCCACCGGCACGATCTGGCTGCCCCGCGTCGATGCGGCGCCGGGCACGCGCCTGCAGGTGCGGATCATGGCCCATGACGTGATCCTGTCGCGCGCCCGGCCCGAGGGCCTGTCGGCGCAGAACATCCTGCCCGTGCGGGTGATCGATCAGCGACAGGGGGACGGCCCCGCGGTGATGGTCCGGCTGGCCGTGGGCACGGACCAGCTGCTGGCCCGCATCACCCGCCGCGCCGCCGACCAGCTGGCCCTGCAGCCCGGCGAGCAGACCCATGCCATCCTGAAATCCATGTCGGTCGCCCGCGACCACATCGCGCGGGACGCGGGCTAG
- a CDS encoding glutamine synthetase family protein has product MEWLREHPEVKTIRMAAADLNGVARGKRMPARYAGKLLEEGTKFPYSVLNLDIWGEDVEDSPLVFESGDPDGLLLPTERGFLPMPWLDAPTGLLPLWMFHPDGTPYDGDPRQALARVAERYVAAGLTPVVATELEFFLIDDSGKTLRVPPSPRSGKRRTGGEVLSLRALDAFDQFFTALYDACETMDIPADTAISEAGPGQFEINLMHQADPLKAADDTWLFKMLVKGIARSYGFAASFMAKPYEVFAGNGMHMHFSILDKDGVNIFDNGGEEGTQALRQAVAGCLRAMPGSTLLFAPHENSYDRLVPNAHAPTGIGWAYENRTAAIRIPSSNPKARRIEHRVAGGDVNPYLTIAAILGAALIGIEEGLEAPEPFKGNAYDKQLDQLPGDWGAAIEAFDQCPDIRRILPAHLVDNYLMTKRQELHYMAELSDEETVELYLDTV; this is encoded by the coding sequence ATGGAATGGCTGCGCGAACATCCCGAGGTCAAGACGATCCGCATGGCGGCCGCCGACCTGAACGGCGTCGCGCGGGGCAAGCGCATGCCCGCGCGCTATGCCGGCAAGCTGCTGGAGGAGGGGACCAAGTTTCCCTATTCCGTCCTCAACCTCGACATCTGGGGCGAGGATGTGGAGGACAGCCCGCTGGTCTTCGAATCCGGCGACCCCGACGGGCTGCTGCTGCCCACCGAACGCGGGTTCCTGCCCATGCCCTGGCTGGACGCGCCCACGGGCCTGTTGCCCCTGTGGATGTTCCATCCCGACGGCACCCCCTATGACGGCGATCCGCGTCAGGCGCTGGCGCGGGTGGCCGAACGCTATGTCGCCGCCGGGCTGACGCCGGTGGTGGCCACGGAACTGGAGTTCTTCCTGATCGACGACAGCGGCAAGACCCTGCGCGTGCCCCCCAGCCCTCGGTCCGGCAAGCGCCGCACCGGGGGCGAGGTCCTGTCGCTGCGCGCGCTGGACGCGTTCGATCAGTTCTTCACCGCGCTCTATGACGCCTGCGAGACGATGGACATTCCCGCCGACACCGCCATTTCCGAGGCGGGGCCGGGCCAGTTCGAGATCAACCTGATGCACCAGGCCGATCCCTTGAAGGCCGCCGACGATACCTGGCTGTTCAAGATGCTGGTCAAGGGCATCGCGCGGTCCTACGGCTTTGCCGCCAGCTTCATGGCCAAGCCCTACGAGGTCTTCGCGGGCAACGGGATGCACATGCATTTCTCGATCCTCGACAAGGATGGGGTGAACATCTTCGACAATGGCGGGGAAGAGGGCACGCAGGCCCTGCGCCAGGCCGTGGCGGGCTGTCTGCGCGCCATGCCCGGATCGACGCTGCTGTTTGCCCCGCACGAGAACAGCTATGACCGGTTGGTGCCGAATGCCCATGCGCCGACCGGCATCGGGTGGGCCTATGAGAACCGGACGGCGGCGATCCGCATCCCGTCCTCGAACCCCAAGGCGCGGCGGATCGAGCATCGCGTGGCAGGGGGCGACGTGAACCCCTACCTGACCATCGCCGCGATCCTGGGCGCCGCCCTGATCGGGATCGAGGAGGGGCTGGAGGCGCCCGAGCCCTTCAAGGGCAACGCCTATGACAAGCAGTTGGACCAGCTTCCCGGCGATTGGGGTGCGGCGATCGAGGCGTTCGATCAATGCCCCGACATCCGCCGCATCCTGCCCGCCCATCTGGTCGACAACTACCTGATGACCAAGCGGCAGGAGCTGCATTACATGGCGGAACTGTCCGACGAGGAGACGGTCGAGCTGTATCTGGACACGGTCTGA
- a CDS encoding ABC transporter permease has translation MSCVQTIMDYGLRSLGIGERLLPRADYTLCQQATLIGSGLIWNLYFAIIALSVGFFIATALALAKTSPNPWLRKPADAFIFVFRGSPLFIQFFIAYEMLVLLPRAGLDILGMTVQTSWLTRAWAGALIVLILNTAAYSAQIFHGALMTVPRGEVEAADAYGLTGWKRFRRVIWPTMLRLAWPSYTNEAIFLFHATTLVYFSGFPAFQQKGDALYYASYFADRTFNPFVAYPIAAAYFVAATLALIWIFGRVNRRLNRHLPGAARRIRYRPLLMR, from the coding sequence ATGAGCTGCGTCCAGACGATCATGGATTACGGGCTGCGGTCGCTCGGCATCGGCGAACGCCTTCTGCCGCGCGCCGACTATACCCTGTGCCAGCAGGCGACGCTGATCGGCTCGGGACTGATCTGGAACCTCTATTTCGCCATCATCGCGCTGTCGGTGGGCTTCTTCATCGCCACCGCGCTGGCCCTGGCCAAGACCAGCCCCAACCCCTGGCTGCGCAAGCCTGCGGATGCCTTCATCTTCGTCTTCCGGGGCAGCCCGCTGTTCATCCAGTTCTTCATCGCCTACGAGATGCTGGTCCTGCTGCCGCGCGCGGGCCTCGACATCTTGGGGATGACCGTCCAGACCAGCTGGCTGACGCGGGCCTGGGCGGGGGCGCTGATCGTCCTTATCCTGAACACCGCCGCCTACAGCGCGCAGATCTTTCACGGCGCGCTGATGACCGTGCCGCGCGGCGAGGTCGAGGCGGCAGACGCCTATGGCCTGACCGGCTGGAAGCGCTTTCGCCGGGTGATCTGGCCCACCATGCTGCGGCTGGCCTGGCCCAGCTATACCAACGAGGCGATCTTCCTGTTCCACGCCACGACGCTGGTCTATTTCTCGGGCTTTCCGGCCTTCCAGCAGAAGGGCGACGCACTGTACTATGCCAGCTATTTCGCCGACCGGACCTTCAATCCCTTCGTCGCCTATCCCATTGCGGCGGCTTATTTTGTCGCCGCGACCTTGGCTTTGATCTGGATCTTCGGCAGGGTGAACCGGCGGCTGAACCGCCACCTTCCGGGCGCGGCCCGCCGCATCCGATACCGCCCCTTGTTGATGAGATGA
- a CDS encoding ABC transporter permease — MFAYCADPSLLEGLAWLSCYLTSGTHLLFYASFGTVLLLLAVTAPIALLFGFGGAMASRSRIAPLRWFGGLYTSMVRGIPDIIFFLFVPIALDQGFEWLRHQVLCETDAPVRQGNDFVVCAAAKLPLNTAAPWVHDAYGLFLAVIAFSVVFGAFAANVLSGAMNAVPRAQLETAEAYGMSSRQVNRRVLIPQMWTYALPGLSNLWMILIKATPLLFLLGVEDIVYWARELGGSKTSAFSYPHPDWRLYYFLGILVFYLGMTWISGRVLDRVTRRLSRGQATMGGDAGRAAVPA, encoded by the coding sequence ATGTTCGCATATTGCGCCGATCCATCCCTGCTTGAAGGGCTTGCCTGGCTGTCGTGCTACCTGACCTCGGGCACGCATCTGCTGTTCTATGCCAGCTTCGGGACCGTGCTGCTGCTGCTGGCCGTGACGGCGCCCATCGCGCTGCTGTTCGGCTTCGGCGGCGCCATGGCCAGTCGGTCGCGGATCGCGCCGCTGCGCTGGTTCGGGGGGCTTTACACCTCGATGGTGCGCGGGATCCCGGACATCATCTTCTTCCTGTTCGTGCCGATCGCGCTGGACCAGGGCTTCGAATGGCTGCGCCATCAGGTCCTGTGCGAGACCGACGCCCCGGTCCGCCAAGGCAACGATTTCGTCGTCTGCGCGGCGGCCAAGCTGCCGCTGAACACCGCCGCCCCCTGGGTGCATGACGCCTATGGGCTGTTTTTGGCGGTCATCGCCTTCTCGGTCGTCTTCGGCGCCTTCGCCGCGAACGTGCTGTCTGGCGCCATGAACGCCGTGCCGCGCGCGCAGCTGGAGACGGCCGAGGCCTATGGCATGTCGTCCCGGCAGGTGAACCGGCGCGTCCTGATTCCGCAGATGTGGACCTATGCCCTGCCGGGCCTGTCGAACCTGTGGATGATCCTGATCAAGGCCACGCCCCTGCTGTTCCTGCTGGGGGTCGAGGATATCGTCTATTGGGCGCGCGAGCTGGGCGGGTCCAAGACCAGCGCCTTCAGCTATCCGCATCCCGACTGGCGGCTGTACTATTTCCTGGGGATCCTGGTCTTCTATCTGGGGATGACCTGGATCTCGGGCCGGGTGCTGGACCGGGTGACGCGGCGGCTGTCGCGGGGACAGGCGACCATGGGCGGTGACGCCGGACGCGCGGCGGTGCCCGCATGA
- a CDS encoding transporter substrate-binding domain-containing protein, producing MKSLTLAATALALTAGLAPVSSLAQTVRMGTEGAYAPYNFIDDATGEVTGFEIELGNALCERAGLDCTWVRNDWDSIIPNLVSSNYDTIMAGMNINEERQAVIAFTQPYTPATPSAYAALSADVDVESAIIAAQTSTIQSGHVAETGAVLLEFPNPDQTIAAVRNGEADAVLADRDFLAPIVEESGGELVWVEGMDQVVLGEGIGMGLRQSDTELLETFDAQITAMKEDGSLNELILKWFGEDALVFE from the coding sequence ATGAAATCGCTGACCCTTGCCGCCACCGCCCTGGCCCTGACCGCCGGTCTGGCGCCCGTGTCGTCCCTGGCCCAGACCGTCCGCATGGGGACCGAGGGCGCCTATGCCCCCTACAACTTCATCGACGACGCCACCGGCGAGGTCACCGGCTTCGAGATCGAGCTGGGCAATGCGCTGTGCGAGCGCGCCGGGCTGGACTGCACCTGGGTGCGCAACGACTGGGATTCGATCATCCCGAACCTAGTGTCGTCGAACTATGACACGATCATGGCAGGCATGAACATCAACGAGGAACGGCAGGCGGTCATCGCCTTCACCCAGCCCTATACGCCCGCGACGCCCTCGGCCTATGCGGCCCTGTCGGCGGATGTGGATGTCGAAAGCGCCATCATCGCCGCGCAGACCTCGACCATCCAGTCGGGCCATGTGGCCGAGACTGGCGCCGTGCTGCTGGAATTCCCCAATCCCGACCAGACCATCGCCGCCGTCCGCAACGGCGAGGCTGATGCCGTGCTGGCCGACCGCGATTTCCTGGCCCCCATCGTCGAGGAATCCGGCGGAGAGCTGGTCTGGGTCGAGGGCATGGATCAGGTCGTGCTGGGCGAGGGCATCGGCATGGGCCTGCGCCAGTCCGACACCGAACTGCTGGAGACCTTCGACGCGCAGATCACCGCGATGAAGGAAGACGGCAGCCTGAACGAGCTGATCCTCAAGTGGTTCGGCGAGGACGCGCTGGTCTTCGAATGA
- a CDS encoding ABC transporter ATP-binding protein: protein MTNQIPSPDAAAPVITISGLHKSYGQLDVLKGVSMTAPRGHVISLIGSSGSGKSTLLRCCNLLENSQDGEILFEGEPVRWKGRGQARVPADRAQVTRFRTNLAMVFQQFNLWAHMTILQNVMEAPVTVLGEDRAVVEARARDLLAKVGIGDKADAWPAMLSGGQQQRAAIARALCMEPKALLFDEPTSALDPELQQEVVRVIKDLAGESRTMILVTHDMRLAADVSDHVVFLHQGVVCEEGPPDRLFGNPQTDRLRQFLSASMAQ, encoded by the coding sequence ATGACGAACCAGATCCCTTCCCCCGACGCCGCCGCCCCGGTCATCACGATTTCGGGGCTGCACAAGTCATATGGCCAGCTGGATGTGCTGAAGGGCGTGTCCATGACGGCGCCGCGCGGCCATGTGATCAGCCTGATCGGATCCTCGGGCTCGGGCAAGTCGACGCTGCTGCGTTGCTGCAACCTTCTGGAAAACAGCCAGGACGGCGAGATCCTGTTCGAGGGCGAGCCGGTGCGCTGGAAGGGCCGGGGCCAGGCCCGCGTGCCCGCCGACCGCGCGCAGGTCACGCGGTTTCGCACCAACCTGGCGATGGTCTTCCAGCAGTTCAACCTGTGGGCCCACATGACGATCCTGCAGAACGTGATGGAGGCCCCGGTGACCGTGCTGGGTGAGGATCGTGCGGTGGTCGAGGCCCGCGCCCGCGACCTGCTGGCCAAGGTCGGCATCGGCGACAAGGCGGACGCCTGGCCCGCGATGCTGTCGGGCGGCCAGCAGCAGCGCGCCGCCATCGCGCGGGCGCTGTGCATGGAACCCAAGGCGCTTCTGTTCGACGAACCCACCAGCGCGCTGGACCCCGAACTGCAGCAGGAGGTCGTGCGCGTCATCAAGGATCTGGCGGGCGAAAGCCGCACGATGATCCTCGTCACCCATGACATGCGGCTGGCCGCCGATGTCAGCGACCACGTCGTCTTCCTGCATCAGGGCGTGGTCTGCGAAGAAGGCCCGCCGGACCGGCTGTTCGGGAACCCGCAGACCGACCGTCTGCGCCAGTTCCTGTCCGCCTCGATGGCCCAATAA
- the purS gene encoding phosphoribosylformylglycinamidine synthase subunit PurS, with the protein MKARVTIMLKDGVLDPQGEAIRHALGGLGHKDVSGVRQGKLIELDLTATDADAARAEVEAMCKGLLANTVIEKYSIEIA; encoded by the coding sequence ATGAAGGCACGTGTCACCATCATGCTGAAGGACGGCGTCCTCGACCCCCAGGGCGAGGCGATCCGCCATGCCCTGGGGGGCCTGGGCCACAAGGACGTCTCGGGCGTGCGCCAGGGCAAGCTGATCGAGCTGGACCTGACCGCCACCGATGCGGACGCGGCCCGCGCCGAGGTCGAGGCGATGTGCAAGGGCCTGCTGGCCAACACCGTGATCGAGAAATATTCGATCGAGATTGCGTAA
- the purC gene encoding phosphoribosylaminoimidazolesuccinocarboxamide synthase has translation MAPRRKKVYEGKAKILYEGTEPGTLIQYFKDDATAFNAQKRATIEGKGVLNNRLSEFFMNGLTNIGVPNHFIRRINMREQLIRQVEIIPLEVIVRNFAAGSLSKRLGLEEGTLLPRPIVEYSYKNDELGDPMVSEEYVIAFGWATQQDLDDIISLALRVNDFLSGVFYGAGIKLIDFKIEIGRVWDNDFMRLIVADEISPDSCRLWDVKTGQKLDKDVFRRDLGNLTDAYTEVARRLGLMPANTTSLKPTAIN, from the coding sequence ATGGCACCGCGGCGCAAGAAGGTTTACGAAGGCAAGGCGAAGATCCTGTACGAAGGGACCGAGCCGGGCACGCTGATCCAGTATTTCAAGGACGACGCCACCGCCTTCAACGCGCAGAAACGCGCCACGATCGAAGGCAAGGGCGTGCTGAACAACCGCCTGTCCGAGTTCTTCATGAACGGGCTGACGAATATCGGCGTCCCCAACCACTTCATCCGACGCATCAACATGCGCGAGCAGCTGATCCGCCAGGTCGAGATCATCCCGCTGGAGGTGATCGTGCGCAACTTCGCCGCAGGCTCGCTGTCCAAGCGGCTGGGGCTGGAGGAGGGCACGCTGCTGCCCCGTCCCATCGTCGAGTACAGCTACAAGAACGACGAGCTGGGCGACCCGATGGTGTCCGAGGAATACGTGATCGCCTTCGGTTGGGCGACGCAGCAGGATCTGGACGACATCATCAGCCTGGCGCTGCGCGTGAACGACTTCCTGTCGGGGGTCTTCTACGGCGCGGGGATCAAGCTGATCGACTTCAAGATCGAGATCGGCCGGGTCTGGGACAACGACTTCATGCGCCTGATCGTGGCCGACGAGATCAGCCCCGACAGCTGCCGGCTGTGGGACGTCAAGACCGGCCAGAAGCTGGACAAGGACGTCTTCCGCCGCGACTTGGGCAACCTGACCGACGCCTATACAGAGGTCGCGCGCCGTCTGGGCCTGATGCCCGCCAACACCACCAGCCTCAAGCCGACCGCGATCAACTGA
- a CDS encoding DUF1476 domain-containing protein produces the protein MSTFNDRERAYESKFAHDADLRFKAEARRNRLLGEWAAGLLGKTGDEARSYAMTVVSADFDEPGEEDVFRKVEADLAGHADAATIRAKMAELTGEARRQVADES, from the coding sequence ATGTCCACCTTCAACGATCGCGAACGCGCCTATGAAAGCAAGTTCGCCCATGATGCCGACCTGCGCTTCAAGGCCGAGGCGCGCCGCAACCGCCTGCTGGGCGAATGGGCGGCCGGCCTGCTGGGCAAGACCGGCGACGAGGCGCGCAGCTATGCGATGACCGTCGTCAGCGCCGATTTCGACGAGCCCGGCGAAGAGGACGTCTTCCGCAAGGTCGAGGCCGATCTGGCGGGCCATGCCGACGCCGCGACCATCCGCGCGAAGATGGCGGAACTGACCGGCGAGGCCCGCCGCCAGGTCGCCGACGAAAGCTGA
- a CDS encoding PepSY domain-containing protein: protein MTLRILTAAALILSPAAALAQVTPGDMPPAGAMPLSEIIAKVETDLGADLGYIDDIQWDDDGYYEVEYHTADDREVEMRIDPTTGETIAR, encoded by the coding sequence ATGACCCTTCGCATCCTGACCGCCGCCGCCCTGATCCTGTCGCCCGCCGCCGCCCTGGCGCAGGTGACCCCCGGAGACATGCCCCCGGCCGGCGCCATGCCCCTGTCCGAGATCATCGCCAAGGTCGAGACCGACCTGGGCGCCGATCTGGGCTATATCGACGACATCCAATGGGACGACGACGGCTATTACGAGGTCGAATACCACACCGCCGACGACCGCGAGGTCGAGATGCGCATCGACCCGACCACGGGCGAGACCATCGCGCGCTGA
- a CDS encoding SspB family protein, which yields MARQGLDYGGMMRRAMQGLIAEVLRKIATEGLPGEHHFFITFDTRDDGVEMAAWLRDRYPEEMTIVIQHWFDNLTIQPDHFTITLNFGNQPEPLKIPFDALRTFVDPSVEFGLRFETQDGDEDDDEDAEADAEFQLDVEDDGDDKPPSGGGEVVRLDRWRK from the coding sequence ATGGCGCGGCAGGGACTGGATTACGGCGGGATGATGCGTCGCGCGATGCAGGGGCTGATCGCCGAGGTGCTGCGCAAGATCGCCACCGAGGGTCTGCCGGGCGAACATCATTTCTTCATCACCTTCGACACCCGCGACGACGGCGTCGAGATGGCCGCATGGCTGCGCGACCGCTATCCCGAGGAGATGACCATCGTCATCCAGCACTGGTTCGACAACCTGACCATCCAGCCCGACCACTTCACCATCACCCTGAACTTCGGCAACCAGCCCGAGCCGCTCAAGATCCCCTTCGACGCGCTGCGCACCTTCGTGGACCCCTCGGTCGAGTTCGGCCTGCGCTTCGAGACGCAGGATGGCGACGAGGACGACGACGAGGATGCCGAGGCCGACGCCGAATTCCAGCTGGATGTCGAGGATGACGGCGACGACAAGCCCCCCTCGGGCGGCGGAGAGGTCGTGCGCCTGGACCGCTGGCGCAAGTAG
- a CDS encoding dihydrodipicolinate synthase family protein yields MRGLSAFPITPTDAEGRLLVPDLRRLILRLARAGVDGIGVLGSTGGYAYLDPGQRREVLETALDAAGRKVPVIAGVGALRSDISAALARHAADAGAAGLLLAPISYTPLTEDEVFAHFQTVADASDLPICIYNNPSTTHFTFPPALLARLAALPSVTAVKMPLPADGDIAGQIAALRADLPQGFIIGYSGDWGCPDALLNRADGWFSVAAGLWPDHTLTLSCAAGSGDRAQTDRVQARFRPMWDLFQAHGSLRVVHACARLMELTDAQPPRPILPLPDALTPSLRAAMQALDG; encoded by the coding sequence ATGCGCGGGCTGTCGGCCTTTCCCATCACCCCCACCGATGCCGAGGGCAGGCTGCTGGTGCCCGACCTGCGCCGCCTGATCCTGCGGCTGGCGCGCGCGGGGGTGGACGGCATCGGCGTTCTGGGCTCGACCGGCGGCTATGCCTATCTGGACCCCGGCCAGCGGCGCGAGGTGCTGGAAACCGCGCTGGACGCGGCCGGGCGCAAGGTGCCGGTCATCGCGGGCGTGGGCGCGCTGCGCAGCGACATCTCGGCCGCGCTGGCGCGGCACGCGGCGGATGCGGGGGCGGCGGGCCTGCTGCTGGCCCCCATATCCTACACGCCGCTGACCGAGGACGAGGTCTTCGCGCATTTCCAGACCGTGGCCGATGCCTCGGACCTGCCCATCTGCATCTACAACAACCCCTCGACCACGCATTTCACCTTCCCGCCCGCGCTGCTGGCGCGTCTGGCCGCGCTGCCCTCGGTGACGGCGGTCAAGATGCCCCTGCCCGCCGACGGCGACATCGCGGGCCAGATCGCCGCCCTGCGGGCCGACCTGCCCCAGGGGTTCATCATCGGCTACAGCGGGGACTGGGGCTGCCCCGATGCGCTGCTCAACCGCGCGGATGGCTGGTTCAGCGTCGCCGCGGGGCTGTGGCCCGACCACACGCTGACCCTGTCCTGCGCGGCGGGCTCGGGCGACCGGGCACAGACCGACCGCGTGCAGGCGCGGTTCCGCCCCATGTGGGACCTGTTCCAGGCCCATGGCAGCCTGCGGGTCGTGCATGCCTGCGCCAGGCTGATGGAGCTGACAGACGCGCAGCCGCCCCGCCCGATCCTGCCCCTGCCCGACGCGCTGACCCCCAGCCTGCGTGCCGCCATGCAGGCGCTGGACGGCTGA
- the fumC gene encoding class II fumarate hydratase produces the protein MTMTRTETDSFGPLEVDASKYWGAQTQRSIINFPIGWERQPVPIIRALGAIKLAAARVNRATGDLPADLADAMEQAATEVFEGRFDDNFPLVVWQTGSGTQSNMNANEVISNRAIEIMGGEMGSKKPVHPNDHCNMGQSSNDTFPTAMHVGIAMLARDVLLPGLDKLAAALEAKSAEFKDIIKIGRTHTQDATPLTLGQEFGGYAHQVRKGIERVKACLPDIYELAQGGTAVGTGLNTKVGWDTAIAAEIARITDLPFVTAPNKFEALAAHDAMVMFSGALKTVAGSLFKIANDMRLLGSGPRSGLGELILPENEPGSSIMPGKVNPTQAEALTMVCAHVMGNDAAVGFAGSQGHFELNVYNPMMSYNVLQSMQLLGDAASSFTDNMVVGTQANVKRIDQLMRESLMLVTALAPTIGYDNATKVAKTAHKNGTTLREEAIALGFVDGETFDRVVRPEDMISPKG, from the coding sequence ATGACCATGACCCGCACCGAAACCGACAGCTTCGGCCCGCTGGAGGTTGACGCCTCCAAGTACTGGGGCGCGCAGACGCAGCGCTCGATCATCAACTTTCCCATCGGATGGGAACGCCAGCCGGTCCCGATCATCCGCGCGTTGGGCGCCATCAAGCTGGCCGCCGCCCGCGTGAACCGCGCCACGGGCGATCTGCCCGCCGATCTGGCCGATGCGATGGAACAGGCCGCGACCGAGGTGTTCGAGGGCCGCTTCGACGACAACTTCCCGCTGGTCGTCTGGCAGACCGGATCCGGCACGCAGTCGAACATGAACGCCAACGAGGTGATCTCGAACCGCGCGATCGAGATCATGGGCGGCGAGATGGGCAGCAAGAAGCCCGTTCACCCCAACGACCATTGCAACATGGGCCAGTCGTCCAACGACACCTTCCCCACCGCCATGCATGTGGGCATCGCCATGCTGGCCCGCGACGTGCTGCTGCCCGGTCTGGACAAGCTGGCCGCGGCGCTCGAGGCCAAATCGGCCGAGTTCAAGGACATCATCAAGATCGGCCGCACCCATACGCAGGACGCGACGCCCCTGACCCTGGGGCAGGAGTTCGGCGGCTATGCCCATCAGGTCCGCAAGGGGATTGAGCGGGTGAAGGCCTGCCTGCCCGACATCTACGAACTGGCCCAGGGCGGCACCGCCGTCGGCACCGGCCTGAACACGAAGGTGGGCTGGGACACGGCCATCGCGGCCGAGATCGCCAGGATCACCGACCTGCCCTTCGTCACCGCGCCCAACAAGTTCGAGGCGCTGGCCGCCCATGACGCGATGGTCATGTTCTCGGGCGCGCTGAAGACCGTGGCCGGATCGCTCTTCAAGATCGCCAACGACATGCGCCTCCTGGGCTCCGGCCCCCGCTCGGGTCTGGGCGAGCTGATCCTGCCCGAAAACGAGCCCGGCAGCTCGATCATGCCCGGCAAGGTGAACCCCACCCAGGCCGAGGCGCTGACCATGGTCTGCGCCCATGTCATGGGCAACGACGCCGCGGTGGGCTTTGCCGGAAGCCAGGGCCATTTCGAACTGAACGTCTACAACCCGATGATGTCCTACAACGTGCTGCAATCCATGCAGCTTCTGGGCGACGCGGCCTCCAGCTTCACCGACAACATGGTCGTGGGCACGCAGGCCAACGTCAAGCGCATCGACCAGCTGATGCGCGAATCGCTGATGCTGGTGACGGCGCTGGCCCCCACCATCGGCTATGACAACGCCACCAAGGTCGCCAAGACCGCCCACAAGAACGGCACGACCCTGCGCGAAGAGGCCATCGCCTTGGGCTTCGTCGATGGCGAGACCTTCGACCGCGTCGTCCGCCCCGAGGACATGATCAGCCCCAAGGGCTGA